Proteins encoded in a region of the Myxococcales bacterium genome:
- a CDS encoding YifB family Mg chelatase-like AAA ATPase, translating into MLATVMGAVLVGLDAHPVRVEVHASRNVPSFELVGLAEASVRESRVRVKSALAQVGVDTSECRIVVNLAPADLRKNGSGFDLAIAVATLAALRVLPEHVAGDMLLLGELSLDGAVRPVRGVLPHLLGARRRGVKVAIVPEANAREAGLVRGISVRTVASLAELVGALRGEAELPRAPEVSPARITLAHHDLAEVKGQATARRALEVAASGGHNVLFVGPPGAGKTMLARRLPGILPALTHEEAVEVTAIHSLAMPLGLERVAEERPFRAPHHTVSEVGLVGGGDMPRPGEVSLAHHGVLFLDELSEFRRAAVEALRQPLEDGVVTVSRAQGKATFPARPIVVGATNPCPCGHLGDGTGRCRCTPERVRAYRARLSGPLLDRLDVHVVLPPVPVEELGRAGGGEASALVRARVEVARGVQTARYEAGEVTAPRNGELPLSDLERVAAPDDAGARLLSMAIGKLNLSARAYGKVLRVARTVADLDGATAVRSPHVAEAIAARALDRGPTPPHGA; encoded by the coding sequence ATGCTGGCAACGGTCATGGGAGCGGTCCTCGTGGGGCTCGACGCGCACCCGGTTCGGGTCGAGGTGCACGCATCTCGCAACGTGCCGTCCTTCGAGCTCGTCGGGCTCGCGGAGGCCTCGGTCCGCGAGAGCCGGGTGCGCGTGAAGAGCGCCCTCGCGCAGGTCGGGGTCGACACGTCGGAGTGTCGCATCGTGGTCAACCTCGCGCCGGCCGACCTGCGCAAGAACGGGAGCGGCTTCGACCTCGCCATCGCCGTCGCGACGCTCGCGGCCCTCCGCGTGCTTCCCGAGCACGTCGCGGGCGACATGCTGCTCCTCGGCGAGCTATCGCTCGACGGCGCCGTCCGACCCGTGCGCGGCGTCCTCCCGCATCTGCTCGGCGCGCGCCGCCGCGGCGTGAAGGTCGCGATCGTGCCGGAGGCGAACGCGCGCGAGGCGGGGCTCGTGCGGGGCATCTCGGTGCGCACGGTCGCCTCGCTCGCAGAGCTCGTCGGCGCGCTCCGCGGCGAGGCGGAGCTGCCGCGCGCGCCGGAGGTGTCGCCCGCCCGGATCACCCTCGCGCACCACGACCTGGCCGAGGTGAAGGGGCAGGCGACGGCGCGTCGAGCGCTCGAGGTGGCCGCGTCGGGGGGCCACAACGTGCTCTTCGTGGGGCCACCGGGGGCTGGAAAGACCATGCTCGCGCGCAGGCTCCCCGGCATCCTGCCCGCGCTCACCCACGAGGAGGCGGTGGAGGTCACGGCCATCCACAGCCTCGCGATGCCGCTCGGCCTCGAGCGCGTCGCGGAGGAGCGCCCCTTCCGCGCCCCGCACCACACCGTGAGCGAGGTCGGGCTGGTGGGCGGTGGCGACATGCCTCGTCCGGGCGAGGTGAGCCTCGCGCACCACGGCGTGCTCTTCCTCGACGAGCTGTCCGAGTTCCGCCGCGCGGCGGTGGAGGCGCTCCGGCAGCCACTCGAGGACGGCGTCGTCACGGTGTCGCGGGCGCAAGGCAAGGCGACGTTCCCCGCGCGGCCGATCGTCGTCGGCGCCACCAACCCGTGCCCGTGCGGCCACTTGGGCGACGGCACGGGGCGGTGCCGGTGCACACCCGAGCGCGTGCGAGCCTATCGCGCGCGCCTCTCCGGGCCGCTGCTCGACCGGCTCGACGTGCACGTGGTGCTGCCTCCGGTCCCGGTGGAGGAGCTCGGGCGCGCGGGCGGCGGTGAGGCGAGCGCGCTCGTGCGGGCGCGCGTGGAGGTGGCGCGAGGCGTCCAGACGGCGCGCTACGAGGCGGGCGAGGTGACGGCTCCTCGCAACGGCGAGCTCCCGCTCTCCGACCTCGAGCGCGTGGCCGCGCCGGACGACGCGGGGGCGAGGTTGCTGTCCATGGCGATAGGCAAGCTGAACCTCTCCGCGCGGGCCTACGGCAAGGTGCTGCGCGTCGCGCGCACCGTGGCCGATCTCGACGGGGCCACGGCGGTGAGGTCCCCGCACGTCGCCGAGGCGATCGCCGCGCGCGCCCTCGACCGCGGACCCACACCGCCCCACGGCGCGTGA
- a CDS encoding efflux RND transporter periplasmic adaptor subunit, whose translation MSATASTDELRRALAAEEGGRVWLRRLGVVLALVALVAVGLVVRAKNKPAPPPRYLTAAVSRGDVSEKVQATGAVQPLLQVNVGAQANGRVTRVPVDFNSVVKKGDVLAEIDPTVFDAQVSQSQASLLAQRAQGESARANLAATKASFDRVERLHRENLASQGELDAARGQYEVAKAQVAAATAQAGAIQAQLTQATTNKSFTKIYSPVDGIVISRGVEPGSTVVASFQAPVLFVIAQDLRRMRVLADVDEADVGKLREGMEVEAVVDAFPGEIFHGKVQQVRFSPNNVQGVVTYSAVVEVQNPEEKLRPGMTATITVKTKEAKATLRVPNAALRFKPTPELGPNGKALPRPPEAPLPKGQARVHVLVSDTPGDEKAEAKIVGVGVTDGVFTEVTGLDDGAKVVTDESEPDEKKRKGKPF comes from the coding sequence ATGTCAGCCACTGCCTCCACCGACGAGCTCCGCCGCGCCCTCGCCGCCGAGGAGGGCGGCCGGGTGTGGCTGCGCCGCCTCGGGGTCGTGCTCGCGCTCGTGGCGCTCGTCGCCGTCGGCCTCGTCGTTCGAGCCAAGAACAAGCCTGCCCCCCCTCCGCGCTACCTCACCGCCGCGGTGAGCCGGGGCGACGTGAGCGAGAAGGTGCAGGCGACCGGCGCCGTCCAGCCGCTCCTTCAGGTGAACGTGGGCGCTCAAGCGAACGGCCGGGTCACCCGGGTGCCGGTCGATTTCAACAGCGTCGTGAAGAAGGGGGACGTCCTCGCGGAGATCGACCCGACCGTGTTCGACGCGCAGGTGAGCCAGTCGCAGGCGAGCCTGCTCGCCCAGCGAGCCCAAGGCGAGAGCGCGCGCGCGAACCTCGCGGCCACGAAGGCGAGCTTCGACCGGGTCGAGCGCCTCCACCGCGAGAACCTCGCGTCCCAAGGCGAGCTCGACGCCGCGCGCGGGCAGTACGAGGTGGCCAAGGCACAGGTCGCGGCGGCGACCGCGCAGGCCGGCGCCATCCAGGCGCAGCTCACGCAGGCCACCACGAACAAGAGCTTCACGAAGATCTACTCGCCGGTCGACGGCATCGTCATCTCGCGAGGTGTCGAGCCCGGCTCCACCGTCGTCGCGTCGTTCCAGGCGCCCGTCCTCTTCGTCATCGCGCAAGACCTCCGGCGCATGCGCGTACTGGCCGACGTCGACGAGGCGGACGTGGGCAAGCTCCGCGAGGGGATGGAAGTCGAGGCGGTCGTCGACGCGTTCCCCGGCGAGATCTTCCACGGGAAGGTGCAGCAGGTCCGCTTCTCCCCGAACAACGTGCAGGGCGTCGTCACGTACTCGGCCGTGGTCGAGGTCCAGAACCCGGAGGAGAAGCTCCGGCCAGGCATGACGGCCACCATCACCGTGAAGACCAAAGAGGCCAAGGCAACGCTGCGCGTGCCCAACGCGGCGCTCCGCTTCAAGCCGACGCCCGAGCTCGGCCCAAACGGCAAGGCGCTGCCGCGCCCGCCCGAGGCGCCGCTCCCCAAAGGGCAAGCGCGCGTGCACGTGCTCGTCTCCGACACCCCCGGCGACGAGAAGGCGGAGGCGAAGATCGTCGGCGTCGGCGTCACCGACGGTGTGTTCACCGAGGTCACCGGGCTCGACGACGGCGCGAAGGTCGTGACGGACGAGTCGGAGCCCGACGAGAAGAAGCGCAAGGGCAAGCCGTTCTGA
- a CDS encoding SRPBCC domain-containing protein — MGKEALRVSTVLAASPQVVYRAWFDASQHAAFTKHSAKLDDFIGGKFTLRDGKITGRNMALEFGRRLVQSWRSADFPRNAPDSRLEVVFESVGAGTRMTVMHSDLPEGFGEPLRAFWGEAYGAPMTDYFGKFATLLANTPPSQAVLPLDDGDDDATEEAPPPKSKLSGKAKARAKARAAREARENALAAELGHPERVSSPRASAKASKAKVAPESRVSESARARPVSAPEPKKATLKFPKDAPSAAKVRPSAKTAKSAPPSEKKPAKPATKKAAAKPATKKAAKPAPKKAAGAKAKPKKAAKPAPEKPAKAPRATTTKAPKARKSATVATAKRKPKAPTKLKPKPKARRA, encoded by the coding sequence ATGGGGAAGGAAGCCCTCCGCGTATCCACGGTCCTCGCCGCCTCGCCGCAGGTGGTGTACCGCGCCTGGTTCGACGCGAGCCAGCACGCCGCGTTCACGAAGCACTCGGCGAAGCTCGACGACTTCATCGGCGGCAAGTTCACCCTCCGCGATGGCAAGATCACCGGGCGCAACATGGCGCTCGAGTTCGGCCGGCGGCTCGTGCAGTCGTGGCGGAGCGCCGACTTCCCGCGCAACGCGCCCGACTCACGGCTCGAGGTCGTCTTCGAGTCGGTGGGCGCCGGCACCCGCATGACCGTCATGCACTCCGACCTGCCCGAAGGCTTCGGCGAGCCGCTCCGCGCCTTCTGGGGCGAGGCGTACGGCGCGCCCATGACCGACTATTTCGGCAAGTTCGCCACGCTCCTCGCCAACACCCCGCCGAGCCAGGCGGTGCTGCCGCTCGACGACGGAGACGACGACGCCACAGAAGAGGCGCCGCCGCCCAAGTCGAAGCTCTCGGGGAAGGCGAAGGCCCGCGCCAAGGCCCGCGCCGCCCGCGAGGCGCGCGAGAACGCGCTCGCCGCCGAGCTTGGTCACCCTGAACGAGTGTCGAGCCCGCGCGCGTCCGCGAAGGCGAGCAAGGCCAAGGTCGCGCCGGAGTCGAGGGTCAGCGAGAGCGCCCGCGCGCGCCCGGTCAGCGCCCCCGAGCCCAAGAAGGCCACGCTCAAGTTCCCGAAGGACGCGCCGAGCGCGGCCAAGGTGCGCCCGAGCGCGAAGACCGCGAAGAGCGCGCCGCCCTCGGAGAAGAAGCCCGCGAAGCCCGCGACCAAGAAGGCCGCCGCGAAGCCCGCGACCAAGAAGGCCGCGAAGCCCGCCCCGAAGAAGGCCGCCGGCGCGAAGGCCAAGCCGAAGAAGGCCGCGAAGCCCGCCCCAGAGAAGCCGGCGAAGGCCCCGCGCGCGACCACCACCAAGGCGCCCAAGGCGCGCAAGTCCGCGACCGTGGCCACGGCCAAGAGAAAGCCGAAGGCGCCCACCAAGTTGAAGCCCAAGCCGAAGGCCAGGCGCGCGTAA
- a CDS encoding DNA repair protein encodes MDETTERRTNGRGRDGRVLTACSELRRREVDGLSDAEALAGVLEGARALERAARLLDDRGGLRGLTRLGFGEAVELLGARPARRLVCALALGRRVQASLDEPRHHVDDSAAVARWARGRLAYLEHEELWLLALDGRNRVLAARCLARGGPHALSLAPKDVLIQGLRENARALVLVHNHPSGDPAPSAADTRFTREVADAGAIVGLPLLDHVVVAGERFASVPFPPPRAVTPTQATPGEARVR; translated from the coding sequence ATGGACGAGACCACGGAGCGAAGGACGAACGGGCGAGGGCGCGACGGGCGCGTGCTGACGGCATGCAGCGAGCTTCGCCGCCGAGAGGTCGACGGCCTGTCGGACGCCGAGGCGCTCGCCGGCGTGCTCGAGGGCGCGCGGGCGCTCGAGCGAGCCGCGAGGCTCCTCGACGACCGTGGTGGCCTCCGCGGCCTCACGAGGCTTGGGTTCGGGGAAGCCGTCGAGCTGCTCGGGGCGCGCCCAGCCAGGCGTCTCGTCTGCGCGCTGGCGCTCGGACGCCGCGTACAGGCGAGCCTCGACGAGCCTCGACACCACGTCGACGACAGCGCGGCCGTGGCGCGGTGGGCGCGCGGCCGGCTCGCGTACCTCGAGCACGAGGAGCTCTGGCTCTTGGCGCTCGACGGGCGAAACCGCGTCCTCGCCGCCCGGTGCCTCGCGCGGGGGGGCCCGCACGCGCTGTCGCTCGCCCCGAAGGACGTCCTGATCCAGGGGCTCCGCGAGAACGCGCGCGCCCTCGTGCTCGTGCACAACCACCCGAGCGGCGACCCGGCGCCCAGCGCGGCGGACACGAGGTTCACTCGCGAGGTGGCCGACGCGGGGGCGATCGTGGGCCTACCCCTCCTCGACCACGTGGTGGTCGCGGGGGAGCGGTTTGCCTCCGTGCCCTTTCCACCGCCACGCGCCGTGACGCCCACGCAGGCGACGCCCGGCGAGGCTCGGGTCAGGTGA
- a CDS encoding ABC transporter ATP-binding protein → MIELRGVAKDYESGESVVHALRDVDLTFMRGEFVAIVGTSGSGKSTLMNILGCLDRPSHGTYELCGVDVGARTNDGRAIVRNRMIGFIFQGFNLLARTTALENVELPLQYRGVGRAERRARAQRSLQLVSLGDRMGHTPNQLSGGQQQRVAIARALVTDPPLLLADEPTGNLDTRTSLEVLALLQKLNREQSITIVLVTHEHDIAACASRVITFRDGRIVSDVAHDSPMDAEAELARLPPPEASKPEAEDADPAARGERRGPPLSAGFFFTMLAGALGGAMLGSLYNTYVMTKDVRAVPLVFAVVAAAYAGARAGKRSFGRPLTRDQRLRAALYFSAFLLLLRGVVAVASVPKPVEIAVREAGALAGLRFAGAACGLTLVGALVLYGLMTVFAPRR, encoded by the coding sequence CTGATCGAGCTCCGCGGGGTCGCCAAGGACTACGAGTCTGGCGAGAGCGTGGTGCATGCCCTCCGCGACGTGGACCTCACGTTCATGCGCGGCGAGTTCGTGGCCATCGTCGGCACGAGCGGGTCGGGGAAATCGACCCTCATGAACATCCTCGGGTGCCTCGACCGGCCGAGCCACGGCACCTACGAGCTCTGCGGGGTCGACGTCGGCGCGCGCACGAACGACGGCCGCGCGATCGTGCGTAACCGCATGATAGGGTTCATTTTTCAAGGGTTCAATCTGCTCGCGAGGACCACCGCGCTCGAGAACGTCGAGCTGCCCCTCCAGTACCGCGGGGTCGGTCGCGCCGAGCGCCGGGCGCGCGCCCAGCGGTCGCTGCAGCTCGTCAGCCTCGGCGACCGCATGGGCCACACGCCAAACCAGCTCTCTGGCGGCCAGCAGCAGCGCGTCGCGATCGCGCGCGCGCTCGTCACCGACCCGCCCCTCCTCCTGGCCGACGAGCCCACCGGCAACCTCGACACCCGCACCAGCCTCGAGGTGCTCGCGCTCCTCCAGAAGCTGAACCGTGAGCAGTCCATTACGATCGTGCTCGTGACGCACGAGCACGACATCGCGGCGTGCGCCTCGCGGGTGATCACCTTCCGCGACGGCCGCATCGTGAGCGACGTGGCGCACGACTCGCCGATGGACGCGGAGGCGGAGCTCGCGCGTCTGCCGCCGCCCGAGGCCTCCAAACCCGAGGCGGAGGACGCCGACCCGGCCGCGCGGGGCGAGCGCCGGGGTCCGCCGCTCTCCGCGGGGTTCTTCTTCACGATGCTCGCGGGCGCGCTAGGGGGCGCGATGCTCGGCTCCCTGTACAACACCTACGTCATGACGAAGGACGTGCGCGCGGTGCCGCTCGTGTTCGCCGTGGTCGCGGCGGCGTACGCGGGGGCGCGCGCCGGGAAGCGGTCGTTCGGGCGGCCCCTCACGCGCGACCAGCGCCTCCGCGCGGCGCTGTATTTTTCGGCGTTCTTGCTGCTGCTCCGCGGCGTCGTGGCGGTGGCCTCGGTGCCCAAGCCGGTAGAGATCGCCGTACGCGAGGCGGGCGCGCTGGCGGGCCTCCGCTTCGCCGGCGCGGCGTGTGGGCTCACGCTCGTCGGCGCCCTCGTGCTGTACGGCCTCATGACCGTGTTCGCGCCGAGGCGCTGA
- a CDS encoding sigma-70 family RNA polymerase sigma factor encodes MASNRPPPTSALTDRELLDLAKAGDARAFGQVVRRHQARIHRLAVHMVRDRALAEDIAQEAFLRAYNALERFDGRSEPYTWIYRIAVNLSLNAIRSRKSSRVSGEDDDARLDAVQSDRPDGRDPQSQTAGREQYVALCEGIDGLSETLRTTLVLVCIDGVSHEDAAAILGAPEGTIAWRVHEARRKLKEFMVSRGFGPESFPGTSGAGK; translated from the coding sequence ATGGCTTCGAACAGACCGCCCCCCACGTCGGCGCTCACGGACCGTGAGCTGCTCGACCTCGCCAAAGCCGGAGACGCTCGCGCCTTCGGGCAGGTCGTCCGGCGCCACCAGGCCCGGATCCACCGGCTCGCCGTCCACATGGTGCGCGATCGCGCGCTCGCCGAGGACATCGCGCAAGAGGCCTTCTTGCGGGCGTACAACGCGCTCGAGCGCTTCGACGGGCGGAGTGAGCCCTACACCTGGATCTACCGCATCGCGGTGAACCTCTCGCTGAACGCGATCCGGTCGCGCAAGTCGTCACGAGTGTCCGGCGAGGACGACGACGCGCGCCTCGACGCGGTGCAGAGCGACCGGCCCGACGGCCGCGATCCCCAGAGCCAGACCGCCGGGCGAGAACAATACGTCGCGCTCTGCGAGGGCATCGACGGCCTCTCCGAGACCCTCCGCACGACCCTCGTGCTGGTCTGCATCGACGGGGTGTCGCACGAAGACGCAGCCGCGATCCTCGGCGCGCCCGAGGGCACCATCGCCTGGCGCGTGCACGAGGCCCGTCGCAAGCTCAAAGAGTTCATGGTGTCTCGAGGCTTTGGCCCGGAGAGCTTCCCCGGCACCTCTGGAGCAGGAAAATGA
- a CDS encoding ABC transporter permease, with translation MSLFLNAVRLALTAIVRQKTRSALTVLGILIGVAAVVIVTALADGASAKVGGEISGFASNGLFINPQAVQQSGARAKGLGRLTESDGRAIAREAVSVSNVAPFLSTGVQMVYGDKNAATLAVGTTLSYFPIRKYKVANGEAWTETDELLKTKVCVIGATVAEALFGSQDPVGRVVRIRQSPYRVIGVLEARGTSTFGDDQDDRILMPIGSYRGRIQRTSPGRVDMLLASAATEEVTTRAKSQVEEILKQRHHIGEGAEPDFVVNTQREFQKAQEGIASILSALLLGVAGVSLLVGGIGVMNIMLVSVAERTREIGIRMSIGARESDILLQFLVEAVVLTLIGGALGIVAGAGSVFGLGRALGWELLPGSRAIVIAVATSAVIGVAFGFFPARRAARLDPIEALRSD, from the coding sequence CTGTCGCTCTTCCTCAACGCCGTGCGCCTCGCGCTCACGGCCATCGTTCGGCAGAAGACGCGCTCGGCGCTCACCGTGCTCGGCATCCTCATCGGCGTCGCGGCGGTGGTCATCGTCACCGCCCTCGCCGACGGCGCCTCGGCGAAGGTCGGCGGGGAAATCTCGGGGTTCGCCTCGAACGGGCTCTTCATCAACCCCCAAGCGGTGCAGCAGTCGGGGGCTCGCGCGAAGGGCCTCGGCCGCCTCACCGAGTCCGACGGCCGCGCCATCGCCCGCGAGGCCGTGAGCGTGAGCAACGTGGCCCCGTTCCTCTCCACGGGTGTTCAGATGGTGTACGGCGACAAGAACGCCGCCACCCTCGCGGTCGGCACCACGCTGAGCTACTTCCCGATTCGCAAATACAAAGTCGCCAACGGCGAGGCGTGGACCGAGACCGACGAGCTGCTCAAGACCAAGGTCTGCGTCATCGGCGCGACCGTCGCCGAGGCGCTCTTTGGCTCACAAGACCCCGTGGGGCGCGTCGTGCGTATTCGCCAGTCTCCGTACCGCGTCATCGGTGTCCTCGAGGCGCGGGGCACCTCCACGTTCGGCGACGACCAAGACGACCGAATCCTCATGCCGATTGGCAGCTACCGGGGGCGCATCCAGCGCACCTCGCCGGGCCGCGTCGACATGCTGCTCGCGAGCGCCGCCACCGAGGAGGTCACCACGCGCGCGAAGTCCCAGGTCGAGGAGATCCTCAAGCAGCGACATCACATCGGTGAAGGCGCCGAGCCCGACTTCGTGGTGAACACCCAGCGCGAGTTCCAGAAGGCGCAGGAGGGGATCGCCTCCATTCTCTCGGCGCTGCTCCTCGGCGTGGCGGGGGTGAGCCTCCTCGTGGGCGGCATCGGGGTGATGAACATCATGCTCGTCAGCGTGGCCGAGCGCACTCGCGAGATCGGCATTCGCATGTCGATCGGCGCGCGCGAGAGCGACATCCTCCTCCAGTTCCTCGTGGAGGCCGTCGTGCTCACCCTGATCGGCGGCGCGCTCGGCATCGTCGCCGGCGCCGGCTCGGTCTTCGGCCTCGGTCGCGCGCTCGGGTGGGAGCTGCTCCCCGGCTCGCGCGCGATCGTCATCGCCGTCGCGACGAGCGCGGTCATCGGGGTCGCGTTCGGCTTCTTTCCAGCGCGCCGAGCCGCGCGCCTCGACCCCATCGAAGCGCTGAGGAGCGACTGA
- the recA gene encoding recombinase RecA, whose amino-acid sequence MEQVAEKMRALKSVVTSVEKQFGKGAIMALGDAEDIEPVTTISTGSLALDLATGVGGYPRGRVVEVYGPESSGKTTLALHAIAEAQRAGGVCAFIDAEHAIDIAYAKGVGVDVEKLLIAQPDTGEQALEITEMLVRSGAVDLVVIDSVAALTPKAEIEGDMGDQHLGLQARLMSQALRKLTSVTYRTGTTLFFINQLRHKIGVTFGSPETTTGGNALKFYASMRLDVRRIGQVKVGDELVGGRTRVKICKNKCAPPFTEAEFEIRYGQGVDRAAELVDLGLTRGLLEKSGNHLSFAGSTLGNGRERSREAVLADEKLANTLRQAIIATGPVRPGRRSEGDA is encoded by the coding sequence ATGGAGCAGGTCGCCGAGAAGATGCGCGCGCTGAAGAGCGTGGTGACGAGCGTGGAGAAGCAGTTCGGGAAGGGGGCGATCATGGCCCTGGGAGACGCGGAGGACATCGAGCCCGTCACCACGATCTCCACAGGATCGCTCGCGCTCGACCTCGCCACCGGGGTCGGGGGGTATCCGCGCGGGCGGGTCGTGGAGGTCTATGGTCCCGAGTCGAGCGGGAAGACGACCCTCGCGCTCCACGCCATCGCCGAGGCGCAGCGGGCCGGCGGGGTCTGCGCCTTCATCGACGCCGAGCACGCGATCGACATCGCGTACGCGAAGGGCGTGGGCGTCGACGTGGAGAAGCTGCTCATCGCGCAGCCCGACACCGGCGAGCAGGCGCTCGAGATTACCGAAATGCTCGTGCGCTCCGGCGCCGTCGACCTCGTCGTGATCGACTCGGTGGCCGCGCTCACCCCGAAGGCGGAGATCGAGGGCGACATGGGCGATCAGCACCTCGGGCTCCAGGCGAGGCTGATGAGCCAGGCCCTGCGAAAGCTCACGAGCGTGACCTACCGCACGGGCACCACGCTGTTCTTCATCAACCAGCTCCGCCACAAGATCGGCGTCACGTTCGGCAGCCCCGAGACCACCACCGGCGGCAACGCGCTGAAGTTCTACGCGTCGATGCGGCTCGACGTGCGGCGCATCGGGCAGGTGAAGGTGGGCGACGAGCTCGTGGGTGGGCGCACGCGCGTGAAGATCTGCAAGAACAAATGCGCGCCGCCCTTCACCGAGGCCGAGTTCGAGATTCGCTATGGCCAAGGGGTCGATCGCGCCGCCGAGCTCGTCGACCTCGGCCTCACGAGGGGGCTCCTCGAGAAGAGCGGCAATCACCTGTCGTTCGCGGGGTCGACCCTCGGGAACGGCCGCGAGCGCTCGCGCGAGGCCGTGCTCGCCGACGAGAAGCTGGCGAACACGCTGCGCCAGGCGATCATCGCGACGGGGCCCGTGCGGCCTGGCCGTCGATCGGAGGGCGACGCGTAG
- a CDS encoding carbon starvation protein A, with protein MHAAVFMLGALAVLAVAYRYYSAFLAAKVLCLDDTRETPAHTRDDGENFHPTHRVVLFGHHFAAITGAGPLIGPVLAAQFGFFPGYLWILIGVCVAGAVHDFVILVASVRRGGRSLAEIAREELGPGLGVVTALGILFIVVIALAGLGNVVVGALAESAWGVFTVGSSIPIALAMGLYIHKVRGGSPRGIREASVFGVVLLFVALGLGKVVGDSAYAEHLKLSKTTLTLAMAAYGFVASVLPVWMLLCPRDYLSSYLKIGTIALLVVGVVVVNPEIKMPGVTAAIHGGGPVVKGPLFPFIFITIACGAISGFHALVASGTTPKMLDKERDARAIGYGAMLMEGLVGITALIAACAMPQEDYVAINTDPQVAVVASRETHGAGLARSRADLERAQSKFGKHDWELLGSKDGAPLPLDVLAGRRVSASKALALSSPALAELGFGVDPKAPRATSLEDADFARLGLTVKDLPALSREADEVVAARTGGAVSLAVGMARVFAGLPGMSRLVSYWYHFAIMFEALFVLTTIDTGTRIGRFLMQEFLARARQELGASTSKTGAVLATGLIVGGWTYFILTGSIQTLWPMFGVANQLLACTALAVATTILLREAPRKRYALVTFLPLCFVGSTTLAAGVESIRVLYVPMLANPDLRGRALVNIAFTSTLLVFIVAILVGSALRWSKLLRAPAPAEATP; from the coding sequence ATGCACGCCGCCGTCTTCATGCTCGGTGCGCTGGCGGTGCTCGCCGTCGCTTACCGCTATTATTCGGCGTTTCTCGCCGCCAAGGTGCTCTGCCTCGACGACACGCGCGAGACCCCGGCCCACACCCGCGACGACGGCGAGAATTTCCACCCCACGCACCGAGTCGTGCTCTTCGGGCACCACTTCGCGGCGATCACGGGCGCCGGCCCGCTCATCGGCCCGGTCCTCGCCGCGCAGTTCGGCTTCTTTCCCGGGTACCTCTGGATACTTATCGGCGTGTGCGTGGCGGGCGCCGTGCACGATTTCGTCATCCTGGTCGCGAGCGTGCGGCGGGGGGGGCGCTCGCTCGCCGAGATCGCGCGCGAGGAGCTCGGCCCCGGGCTCGGGGTGGTCACCGCGCTAGGCATCCTGTTCATCGTGGTCATCGCGCTCGCCGGGCTCGGCAACGTGGTGGTGGGCGCGCTCGCCGAGAGCGCGTGGGGCGTCTTCACGGTGGGCTCGTCCATCCCGATCGCGCTCGCGATGGGCCTCTACATCCACAAGGTGCGCGGGGGCTCGCCGCGCGGGATCCGCGAGGCCTCCGTGTTCGGCGTCGTGCTGCTGTTCGTGGCGCTAGGGCTCGGCAAGGTGGTCGGCGACTCGGCCTACGCCGAGCACTTGAAGCTCTCCAAGACGACCCTCACCCTCGCGATGGCGGCGTACGGCTTCGTCGCGAGCGTCCTGCCGGTGTGGATGCTCCTGTGTCCGCGCGACTACCTCTCGAGCTACCTGAAGATCGGCACGATCGCGCTCTTGGTCGTCGGCGTCGTCGTGGTGAACCCCGAGATCAAGATGCCCGGCGTCACGGCCGCGATCCACGGCGGCGGGCCCGTGGTCAAAGGTCCGCTCTTCCCGTTCATCTTCATCACGATCGCGTGCGGCGCCATCAGCGGCTTCCACGCCCTCGTCGCGAGCGGCACGACGCCGAAGATGCTCGACAAGGAGCGTGACGCGCGGGCGATCGGGTACGGCGCGATGCTGATGGAAGGCCTCGTCGGCATCACGGCGCTGATCGCCGCCTGCGCGATGCCCCAGGAGGACTACGTCGCGATCAACACCGATCCGCAGGTGGCGGTCGTCGCGAGCCGAGAGACCCACGGCGCCGGCCTCGCGCGGAGCCGCGCGGACCTCGAGCGCGCGCAGTCGAAGTTCGGGAAGCACGACTGGGAGCTGCTCGGCTCGAAGGACGGAGCGCCGCTCCCGCTCGACGTCCTCGCCGGGCGCCGCGTCTCGGCGTCGAAGGCCCTCGCGCTGTCGAGCCCCGCGCTCGCCGAGCTTGGCTTTGGTGTGGATCCGAAGGCGCCGCGCGCGACCAGTCTGGAGGACGCCGACTTCGCCAGGCTCGGGCTCACGGTGAAGGACCTCCCCGCCCTCTCGCGCGAGGCCGACGAGGTGGTCGCGGCGCGCACGGGAGGAGCGGTGTCGCTCGCCGTGGGCATGGCGCGCGTGTTCGCGGGGCTCCCAGGGATGAGCCGCCTCGTGTCGTACTGGTACCACTTCGCGATCATGTTCGAGGCGCTGTTCGTGCTCACGACCATCGACACGGGCACGCGCATCGGCCGCTTCCTCATGCAGGAGTTTCTGGCGCGCGCGCGGCAAGAGCTGGGCGCCTCCACGAGCAAGACCGGGGCGGTGCTCGCCACGGGCCTCATCGTCGGCGGGTGGACCTACTTCATCCTGACCGGTAGCATCCAGACCCTCTGGCCGATGTTCGGCGTCGCCAACCAGCTCCTCGCATGCACGGCGCTCGCCGTCGCGACCACGATCCTGCTGCGGGAGGCGCCGCGGAAGCGCTACGCCTTGGTCACGTTCCTCCCGCTCTGCTTCGTGGGCTCGACCACCCTGGCCGCCGGGGTCGAGAGCATTCGCGTGCTCTACGTGCCGATGCTCGCGAACCCCGACCTGCGCGGTCGCGCTCTCGTGAACATCGCGTTCACCTCGACCCTCCTCGTCTTCATCGTCGCGATCCTCGTCGGCAGCGCGCTTCGCTGGAGCAAGCTCCTGCGCGCCCCCGCGCCGGCCGAGGCCACGCCGTGA